The following proteins are co-located in the Chryseobacterium daecheongense genome:
- a CDS encoding FAD-dependent monooxygenase: MEENRKAIILGAGIAGTAMALFLEKIGIFSEIFELRSREETAGGGLNIAPNGMNVLAELGLAEEIIQSGCPVHEGVFRNSKGKRLAKMLFTDLQKFPQPAVSMKRQTLVDILRKAVRTKNIPLYFEKKVKDIVQTDDGKVIVSFDDDTVSIGDLLIGADGINSEVRKSVAPEIQPEFTGIISHAGFISRDKLAGLTDREFRNINFIYGKNGFFGFSGANDKELMWWTNVIYEMPWSKDQLKNIHVDEEKEVLNKQYGNYSFPVSDIINNADSYIRVNVFDVRFLPVWSHRKIILIGDAAHAVSPNSGQGASMALEDAMLLAKLLRDQKECLSAFSLFEQERRPRVEKIVLEGRRRGEDKVVVNGFKQFIRETMIRIFINLFGSKGNDWLFSYKIKW, encoded by the coding sequence ATGGAAGAGAATCGAAAAGCCATTATTTTAGGTGCCGGAATTGCTGGTACTGCCATGGCATTATTCCTTGAAAAAATCGGTATTTTCTCCGAAATCTTTGAACTAAGATCACGAGAGGAAACTGCGGGTGGTGGCCTGAATATAGCACCAAACGGAATGAATGTACTGGCAGAGCTTGGTCTGGCAGAGGAAATTATTCAAAGCGGATGTCCCGTTCATGAAGGAGTTTTTAGAAATTCCAAAGGAAAAAGGCTGGCAAAAATGCTGTTTACAGATCTGCAGAAGTTTCCGCAACCTGCAGTCAGTATGAAGAGGCAGACATTGGTAGATATCTTAAGAAAAGCTGTCCGAACTAAGAATATCCCGCTTTATTTTGAAAAGAAAGTAAAAGATATTGTCCAGACTGACGATGGGAAAGTGATCGTTTCCTTTGATGATGATACTGTATCAATCGGGGACCTGTTGATTGGAGCAGATGGGATCAATAGTGAGGTCAGAAAGTCCGTCGCCCCTGAAATTCAACCGGAATTTACCGGGATTATTTCGCATGCCGGTTTTATTTCGAGAGATAAGCTGGCAGGTTTAACAGACAGGGAGTTCAGGAACATTAATTTTATTTATGGCAAAAACGGTTTCTTTGGCTTTAGCGGAGCAAACGATAAAGAATTAATGTGGTGGACCAACGTCATTTACGAAATGCCCTGGTCTAAAGATCAATTGAAAAACATTCATGTGGATGAGGAAAAGGAAGTTTTGAATAAACAATATGGAAACTATAGTTTTCCGGTATCGGATATCATTAATAATGCAGATTCTTACATACGCGTCAATGTTTTTGATGTACGTTTTCTTCCTGTTTGGTCTCATCGAAAAATAATACTGATAGGAGATGCAGCCCATGCGGTAAGTCCAAACTCCGGACAGGGAGCGTCTATGGCCTTGGAAGACGCAATGTTGCTGGCTAAATTGCTCAGAGATCAAAAAGAATGTCTGTCCGCATTTTCACTATTTGAACAAGAGCGCAGACCTCGGGTAGAAAAAATTGTACTTGAAGGAAGAAGAAGGGGAGAGGATAAAGTAGTGGTAAACGGTTTTAAGCAATTCATCCGGGAAACTATGATTAGAATTTTCATCAATCTTTTTGGATCAAAAGGAAACGACTGGCTTTTCAGCTATAAGATTAAGTGGTAA
- a CDS encoding TonB-dependent receptor: MKQLIIIFLIMLAAPLYFAQQAMIKGVISENSGQPLSDVTVTLKDSNDKSIAVAISDSKGAFRLDQIPMGNYSIVYHLIGYRESHKQIQVNSETIHVGTVLLEPDAKLLEEVSLTGKRGPVSLKLDKKIFEVGKDVLSQSGAVTDLLNRVPSVSVNPGGGISLRGNNNVLILINGRRTGLTQSNALEQLPADQVERVEVITNPSSRFDAAGSAGIINIILKKNKKAGFSGQLRVVGGIPNETRISPSLNFKSNKLNLFATYGLRLSDYVGVYTMQQSSGLSDASYFLDQRQDENRHDDAKLLYFGADFQINDQNSLTAAFLRNSTRDHDKTRMNYLYSGRNSLADSSVTRNGESWEKRSYNQLEFNYTKSFDKPGKKFTVDMQYDFWDSDKEWNLETRRVFPLAAGLPLIRTGSVGSSKDFMIKTDMIHPLDSTSTIEYGLKLEDRRVNSDFIAEQKNISGWEIIDQIDNHLLYKELIGSGYVQFSGKKGAFSYQGGLRGELTKIGIEDRMGTYTSNKNYTRLFPTLNLSYHFNGNTTLQGNYSKRINRPSLTMIYPFNELTDLSSRYVGNPDLNPSYAQVVEFSFLKNTKTLTFNPSVYYQRNKGIIEDYTYRNAEGLFITMPVNIHKETRSGIELSVLYNPLKWIQLNTELNLFHYAKEGSYREQTFDFSGTTLTARLSAQLKLKDKLSFQTIYNFRGANATAQTHTNAVHSIDFGCSKTFLKDRATVTFDVSNLFELRKLSSITTGADYVINQTNIPNAARYRLTLVYRLNIKDNQAVRQAKTGNRN; encoded by the coding sequence ATGAAACAATTAATAATCATCTTTCTGATCATGTTGGCAGCTCCGCTTTATTTTGCCCAGCAAGCCATGATAAAAGGCGTCATCAGCGAAAATTCCGGACAGCCATTATCCGATGTGACCGTTACATTAAAGGACAGTAACGATAAATCCATTGCAGTGGCTATCTCAGATAGCAAAGGAGCATTCCGGCTGGATCAAATTCCCATGGGAAATTATAGCATTGTTTATCACCTGATTGGTTATCGGGAAAGCCATAAACAGATACAGGTAAACTCGGAGACAATACATGTCGGAACTGTTCTCCTGGAACCTGATGCAAAGCTTTTAGAAGAGGTTTCTTTAACAGGGAAACGCGGCCCGGTCAGTTTGAAGCTTGATAAAAAGATTTTTGAAGTAGGTAAGGATGTTCTGTCACAATCGGGAGCAGTTACCGATTTGTTAAACAGGGTCCCTTCCGTAAGTGTAAATCCGGGTGGCGGGATCAGTTTACGGGGGAACAACAATGTCCTCATACTGATTAATGGACGGAGAACAGGGTTAACGCAAAGCAATGCATTGGAGCAATTGCCGGCAGATCAGGTAGAACGGGTAGAAGTGATAACCAACCCTTCTTCAAGGTTTGACGCAGCCGGATCAGCCGGCATTATCAATATAATCCTTAAAAAGAATAAAAAAGCAGGTTTTAGTGGCCAGTTGCGTGTGGTTGGAGGTATTCCCAATGAAACCAGAATAAGTCCCAGTCTGAATTTTAAATCCAATAAACTCAATTTATTTGCTACGTACGGACTCAGGTTGTCTGATTATGTGGGGGTATACACCATGCAGCAGTCTTCAGGACTTTCCGATGCCTCTTATTTCCTGGATCAGAGACAGGATGAAAACAGGCATGACGATGCTAAACTGTTATATTTTGGAGCAGATTTTCAAATTAATGATCAGAACAGCCTTACTGCTGCTTTTCTCCGGAACTCAACACGTGATCATGATAAGACCCGTATGAATTATCTGTACTCTGGGAGAAATAGTTTGGCAGACAGCAGTGTCACACGCAATGGAGAATCCTGGGAAAAGAGGAGCTACAATCAGCTGGAGTTTAATTATACCAAAAGCTTTGATAAGCCCGGCAAGAAATTTACTGTCGATATGCAGTATGATTTCTGGGACAGTGATAAAGAATGGAATCTTGAAACGCGAAGGGTTTTCCCATTGGCGGCTGGCTTGCCTTTGATCAGGACAGGTTCAGTAGGAAGCAGTAAGGATTTTATGATCAAAACGGATATGATCCACCCGCTGGACAGTACTTCTACCATTGAATACGGATTAAAATTGGAGGACCGCAGGGTCAACAGTGATTTCATTGCTGAGCAGAAAAATATTTCAGGCTGGGAGATCATTGATCAGATTGATAATCACCTTTTATATAAAGAGCTGATCGGAAGTGGCTATGTTCAGTTTTCAGGTAAGAAAGGAGCCTTTAGTTATCAGGGAGGATTACGTGGTGAGCTTACCAAAATAGGAATTGAAGACCGTATGGGAACCTACACAAGCAATAAAAATTACACCCGTTTGTTTCCAACATTAAACCTAAGTTACCATTTTAACGGGAATACGACTTTGCAGGGCAACTATAGCAAGAGGATCAACAGGCCGTCCCTTACCATGATTTATCCTTTTAATGAATTGACAGATCTCAGCAGCCGTTATGTGGGAAATCCGGATCTTAATCCGTCATATGCACAGGTAGTGGAATTTTCTTTTCTAAAGAACACAAAGACGCTTACTTTTAATCCATCGGTTTACTACCAAAGAAACAAGGGGATAATTGAGGATTACACGTACAGGAATGCTGAAGGGCTTTTTATTACCATGCCTGTAAATATTCATAAAGAAACCCGGAGTGGAATAGAGCTGTCCGTATTATACAATCCGTTAAAATGGATTCAGCTGAATACAGAGCTCAACCTGTTTCATTATGCAAAGGAAGGATCTTATCGGGAACAGACTTTTGATTTTTCAGGAACTACACTGACTGCCCGTTTAAGTGCTCAGCTTAAACTGAAGGATAAACTTTCTTTCCAGACAATATATAATTTCAGGGGGGCCAATGCAACAGCCCAAACCCATACTAATGCGGTACACAGTATCGACTTTGGATGCAGCAAAACTTTTTTAAAAGACAGGGCGACCGTCACATTTGATGTGAGTAATCTTTTTGAATTACGTAAACTAAGCAGCATAACCACCGGAGCAGATTATGTGATCAACCAGACCAATATCCCTAATGCCGCCCGATATCGCCTGACGTTGGTCTACCGATTGAATATAAAAGATAACCAGGCTGTGCGGCAGGCCAAAACAGGAAACCGTAACTAG
- a CDS encoding HIT family protein — MNNCIFCKIINRELPASIIHEDDQVIAFMDIQPVNPGHILVVPKIHREFIAELDEDLTSGMFNVAAKINRALRKSDIRSEGINYFLADGEAAGQEVFHTHLHIFPRFRNDGFGLRFGERYSILPDRKELDEVCTSIKKMME, encoded by the coding sequence ATGAACAATTGTATTTTTTGTAAAATAATAAACAGAGAACTCCCTGCAAGCATCATCCACGAAGATGATCAGGTAATTGCTTTTATGGACATCCAGCCCGTTAATCCGGGACACATATTGGTAGTGCCGAAAATACACAGAGAATTCATTGCGGAACTGGACGAAGATCTTACTTCAGGAATGTTCAATGTTGCTGCTAAAATTAATAGGGCCCTCAGGAAATCGGATATAAGATCTGAAGGAATCAATTATTTTCTTGCTGATGGTGAAGCTGCCGGCCAGGAGGTTTTTCATACCCATCTGCATATTTTCCCGAGATTCCGTAATGATGGTTTTGGTTTGCGGTTTGGTGAAAGATATTCAATCCTTCCGGATCGCAAAGAGCTTGATGAGGTATGTACATCTATTAAAAAGATGATGGAATAA
- a CDS encoding TfoX/Sxy family protein — protein MYNEQLVNRIRETLMHENNVVEKKMFQGLSFMVDDKLCIGVRNEEILCRIDPQQAELELEKEYCRPMIHGKRVAKGYIFVSKEGYHKNKDFQYYIDLCLAYNKVVQKAKKK, from the coding sequence ATGTACAACGAACAACTGGTAAACCGGATAAGAGAAACATTGATGCATGAGAATAATGTGGTTGAGAAAAAAATGTTCCAGGGATTAAGCTTTATGGTAGATGATAAACTATGCATCGGAGTTCGTAATGAGGAGATCTTATGCAGGATCGACCCTCAACAAGCAGAGCTGGAGCTGGAAAAAGAGTATTGCCGCCCGATGATTCATGGGAAGAGGGTAGCAAAAGGGTATATTTTTGTGAGTAAAGAAGGATATCATAAAAACAAAGATTTTCAATATTATATAGACCTCTGTCTTGCTTATAATAAAGTGGTTCAAAAGGCAAAAAAGAAATGA